The Alosa sapidissima isolate fAloSap1 chromosome 8, fAloSap1.pri, whole genome shotgun sequence genome contains a region encoding:
- the LOC121716048 gene encoding arrestin domain-containing protein 3-like isoform X1, translating to MSGIKSLSVTYDAINETNTFSNGDYISGRVTLEVDKEIKVNSFLIKAKGKASVLWTQQCGQTTIVYHDKETLFKSEHFFIHEKKHKENDGFSLLQDQSEMYSDVVCPGCHVYPFSFQIPQQDMPSSFKGGAGKVVYFLEAKLTRSMRMSTKDKTKFTFLSKTDVHVPDMKESQFGTADKKLRFLNSGNVSVNVNIDGMKYYPGTELKIMSEIQNNSSCAITPKYCLYQKQSFFAMKSRQVHTKDILKEKGEPIEPSTNQTVSKSLSIPSDAIPSILSNCKVLNVEYRLKVYLDIKYSRNPEIKFPLVIAAAPQNTDGAATSEALERTEPPPPYNVYSLYPTLPNPSGSSWA from the exons ATGAGTGGGATTAAGAGCTTGTCAGTGACATACGACGCAATCAACGAAACGAATACTTTCAGTAATGGTGACTATATTTCTGGACGTGTTACTCTTGAGGTTGATAAGGAAATTAAGGtaaattcttttttaattaaAGCAAAAGGTAAAGCAAGTGTCTTGTGGACTCAACAATGTGGACAGACTACTATTGTTTACCACGACAAAGAAACCCTCTTCAAGTCGGAACATTTCTTCATACATGAGAAGAAACATAAAG AAAACGATGGATTTTCACTTCTGCAAGACCAATCAGAGATGT ATTCTGACGTTGTTTGTCCAGGATGCCATGTGTACCCATTCTCTTTTCAAATACCTCAGCA ggaCATGCCATCATCCTTCAAAGGTGGAGCTGGAAAAGTGGTTTACTTCTTAGAGGCAAAATTGACCAGGTCTATGCGGATGTCAACCAAAGACAAAACTAAGTTCACTTTTTTGTCCAAGACAGATGTGCATGTTCCAGATATGAAA GAGTCTCAGTTTGGGACCGCAGACAAGAAGTTAAGGTTTCTTAACTCTGGAAATGTCTCTGTTAATGTAAACATTGACGGCATGAAATATTACCCAG GAACTGAATTGAAGATTATGTCAGAAATTCAGAACAACTCTTCTTGTGCCATTACACCTAAATATTGCCTGTACCAGAAACAAAGCTTCTTTGCAATGAAATCTAGACAGGTTCACACTAAAGATATCCTCAAAGAGAAAGGAGAGCCAATTGAACCATCAACAAATCAAACCGTTAGCAAATCACTAAGTATCCCGTCAGATGCCATCCCCTCCATTCTCTCCAACTGCAAGGTACTCAATGTGGAATACAGACtcaag GTCTATCTTGATATCAAGTACTCCAGAAATCCGGAGATCAAGTTTCCATTGGTCATCGCTGCTGCCCCACAGAACACAGATGGAGCAGCAACATCAGAGGCCTTGGAAAGAACAGAGCCACCTCCTCCATATAATGTTTACAGTCTATACCCAACCCTACCCAACCCATCAGGGAGTTCTTGGGCATAA
- the LOC121716048 gene encoding arrestin domain-containing protein 2-like isoform X3, which translates to MPSSFKGGAGKVVYFLEAKLTRSMRMSTKDKTKFTFLSKTDVHVPDMKESQFGTADKKLRFLNSGNVSVNVNIDGMKYYPGTELKIMSEIQNNSSCAITPKYCLYQKQSFFAMKSRQVHTKDILKEKGEPIEPSTNQTVSKSLSIPSDAIPSILSNCKVLNVEYRLKVYLDIKYSRNPEIKFPLVIAAAPQNTDGAATSEALERTEPPPPYNVYSLYPTLPNPSGSSWA; encoded by the exons ATGCCATCATCCTTCAAAGGTGGAGCTGGAAAAGTGGTTTACTTCTTAGAGGCAAAATTGACCAGGTCTATGCGGATGTCAACCAAAGACAAAACTAAGTTCACTTTTTTGTCCAAGACAGATGTGCATGTTCCAGATATGAAA GAGTCTCAGTTTGGGACCGCAGACAAGAAGTTAAGGTTTCTTAACTCTGGAAATGTCTCTGTTAATGTAAACATTGACGGCATGAAATATTACCCAG GAACTGAATTGAAGATTATGTCAGAAATTCAGAACAACTCTTCTTGTGCCATTACACCTAAATATTGCCTGTACCAGAAACAAAGCTTCTTTGCAATGAAATCTAGACAGGTTCACACTAAAGATATCCTCAAAGAGAAAGGAGAGCCAATTGAACCATCAACAAATCAAACCGTTAGCAAATCACTAAGTATCCCGTCAGATGCCATCCCCTCCATTCTCTCCAACTGCAAGGTACTCAATGTGGAATACAGACtcaag GTCTATCTTGATATCAAGTACTCCAGAAATCCGGAGATCAAGTTTCCATTGGTCATCGCTGCTGCCCCACAGAACACAGATGGAGCAGCAACATCAGAGGCCTTGGAAAGAACAGAGCCACCTCCTCCATATAATGTTTACAGTCTATACCCAACCCTACCCAACCCATCAGGGAGTTCTTGGGCATAA
- the LOC121716051 gene encoding arrestin domain-containing protein 2-like yields the protein MSEIQNNSSCAITPKYCLYQKQSFFAMKSRQVHTKDILKEKGEPIEPSTNQTVSKSLSIPSDAIPSILSNCKVLNVEYRLKVYLDIKYSRNPEIKFPLVIAAAPQNTDGAATSEALERTEPPPPYNVYSLYPTLPNPSGSSWA from the exons ATGTCAGAAATTCAGAACAACTCTTCTTGTGCCATTACACCTAAATATTGCCTGTACCAGAAACAAAGCTTCTTTGCAATGAAATCTAGACAGGTTCACACTAAAGATATCCTCAAAGAGAAAGGAGAGCCAATTGAACCATCAACAAATCAAACCGTTAGCAAATCACTAAGTATCCCGTCAGATGCCATCCCCTCCATTCTCTCCAACTGCAAGGTACTCAATGTGGAATACAGACtcaag GTCTATCTTGATATCAAGTACTCCAGAAATCCGGAGATCAAGTTTCCATTGGTCATCGCTGCTGCCCCACAGAACACAGATGGAGCAGCAACATCAGAGGCCTTGGAAAGAACAGAGCCACCTCCTCCATATAATGTTTACAGTCTATACCCAACCCTACCCAACCCATCAGGGAGTTCTTGGGCATAA
- the LOC121716048 gene encoding arrestin domain-containing protein 3-like isoform X4 — protein sequence MSGIKSLSVTYDAINETNTFSNGDYISGRVTLEVDKEIKVNSFLIKAKGKASVLWTQQCGQTTIVYHDKETLFKSEHFFIHEKKHKENDGFSLLQDQSEMYSDVVCPGCHVYPFSFQIPQQDMPSSFKGGAGKVVYFLEAKLTRSMRMSTKDKTKFTFLSKTDVHVPDMKESQFGTADKKLRFLNSGNVSVNVNIDGMKYYPGLS from the exons ATGAGTGGGATTAAGAGCTTGTCAGTGACATACGACGCAATCAACGAAACGAATACTTTCAGTAATGGTGACTATATTTCTGGACGTGTTACTCTTGAGGTTGATAAGGAAATTAAGGtaaattcttttttaattaaAGCAAAAGGTAAAGCAAGTGTCTTGTGGACTCAACAATGTGGACAGACTACTATTGTTTACCACGACAAAGAAACCCTCTTCAAGTCGGAACATTTCTTCATACATGAGAAGAAACATAAAG AAAACGATGGATTTTCACTTCTGCAAGACCAATCAGAGATGT ATTCTGACGTTGTTTGTCCAGGATGCCATGTGTACCCATTCTCTTTTCAAATACCTCAGCA ggaCATGCCATCATCCTTCAAAGGTGGAGCTGGAAAAGTGGTTTACTTCTTAGAGGCAAAATTGACCAGGTCTATGCGGATGTCAACCAAAGACAAAACTAAGTTCACTTTTTTGTCCAAGACAGATGTGCATGTTCCAGATATGAAA GAGTCTCAGTTTGGGACCGCAGACAAGAAGTTAAGGTTTCTTAACTCTGGAAATGTCTCTGTTAATGTAAACATTGACGGCATGAAATATTACCCAG GTCTATCTTGA
- the LOC121716048 gene encoding arrestin domain-containing protein 2-like isoform X2: MRRNIKKTMDFHFCKTNQRCQDMPSSFKGGAGKVVYFLEAKLTRSMRMSTKDKTKFTFLSKTDVHVPDMKESQFGTADKKLRFLNSGNVSVNVNIDGMKYYPGTELKIMSEIQNNSSCAITPKYCLYQKQSFFAMKSRQVHTKDILKEKGEPIEPSTNQTVSKSLSIPSDAIPSILSNCKVLNVEYRLKVYLDIKYSRNPEIKFPLVIAAAPQNTDGAATSEALERTEPPPPYNVYSLYPTLPNPSGSSWA; the protein is encoded by the exons ATGAGAAGAAACATAAAG AAAACGATGGATTTTCACTTCTGCAAGACCAATCAGAGATGT CA ggaCATGCCATCATCCTTCAAAGGTGGAGCTGGAAAAGTGGTTTACTTCTTAGAGGCAAAATTGACCAGGTCTATGCGGATGTCAACCAAAGACAAAACTAAGTTCACTTTTTTGTCCAAGACAGATGTGCATGTTCCAGATATGAAA GAGTCTCAGTTTGGGACCGCAGACAAGAAGTTAAGGTTTCTTAACTCTGGAAATGTCTCTGTTAATGTAAACATTGACGGCATGAAATATTACCCAG GAACTGAATTGAAGATTATGTCAGAAATTCAGAACAACTCTTCTTGTGCCATTACACCTAAATATTGCCTGTACCAGAAACAAAGCTTCTTTGCAATGAAATCTAGACAGGTTCACACTAAAGATATCCTCAAAGAGAAAGGAGAGCCAATTGAACCATCAACAAATCAAACCGTTAGCAAATCACTAAGTATCCCGTCAGATGCCATCCCCTCCATTCTCTCCAACTGCAAGGTACTCAATGTGGAATACAGACtcaag GTCTATCTTGATATCAAGTACTCCAGAAATCCGGAGATCAAGTTTCCATTGGTCATCGCTGCTGCCCCACAGAACACAGATGGAGCAGCAACATCAGAGGCCTTGGAAAGAACAGAGCCACCTCCTCCATATAATGTTTACAGTCTATACCCAACCCTACCCAACCCATCAGGGAGTTCTTGGGCATAA